A portion of the Gossypium arboreum isolate Shixiya-1 chromosome 8, ASM2569848v2, whole genome shotgun sequence genome contains these proteins:
- the LOC108460976 gene encoding ADP-ribosylation factor-like isoform X1 gives MGLSFTKLFSRLFAKKEMRILMVGLDAAGKTTILYKLKLGEIVTTIPTIGFNVETVEYKNISFTVWDVGGQDKIRPLWRHYFQNTQGLIFVVDSNDRDRVVEARDELHRMLNEDELRDAVLLVFANKQDLPNAMNAAEITDKLGLHSLRQRHWYIQSTCATSGEGLYEGLDWLSNNIANKVS, from the exons ATGGGGCTGTCTTTCACAAAGCTATTTAGCCGGCTTTTCGCCAAGAAGGAGATGCGTATACTCATGGTTGGGCTTGATGCTGCTGGTAAAACTACCATTCTTTACAAGCTTAAGTTGGGAGAGATTGTCACTACCATTCCCACCATCG GTTTCAATGTTGAGACCGTTGAATACAAGAACATCAGCTTTACTGTTTGGGATGTTGGTGGCCAGGACAAG ATCCGACCATTGTGGAGACACTACTTCCAAAACACCCAAGGACTTATTTTTGTGGTTGATAGCAACGATCGTGATCGTGTGGTTGAAGCTAGAGATGAGTTGCACAGGATGTTGAATGAG GATGAGCTGAGGGATGCTGTGCTGCTAGTATTCGCAAACAAGCAAGATCTTCCAAATGCTATGAATGCTGCTGAGATTACTGACAAGCTTGGCCTTCATTCACTCCGCCAGCGCCATTG GTATATCCAGAGCACATGCGCTACCTCCGGTGAAGGACTGTACGAGGGGCTGGACTGGCTCTCAAACAACATTGCAAACAAGGTAAGTTGA
- the LOC108460976 gene encoding ADP-ribosylation factor-like isoform X2, with translation MGLSFTKLFSRLFAKKEMRILMVGLDAAGKTTILYKLKLGEIVTTIPTIGFNVETVEYKNISFTVWDVGGQDKIRPLWRHYFQNTQGLIFVVDSNDRDRVVEARDELHRMLNEDELRDAVLLVFANKQDLPNAMNAAEITDKLGLHSLRQRHWYIQSTCATSGEGLYEGLDWLSNNIANKA, from the exons ATGGGGCTGTCTTTCACAAAGCTATTTAGCCGGCTTTTCGCCAAGAAGGAGATGCGTATACTCATGGTTGGGCTTGATGCTGCTGGTAAAACTACCATTCTTTACAAGCTTAAGTTGGGAGAGATTGTCACTACCATTCCCACCATCG GTTTCAATGTTGAGACCGTTGAATACAAGAACATCAGCTTTACTGTTTGGGATGTTGGTGGCCAGGACAAG ATCCGACCATTGTGGAGACACTACTTCCAAAACACCCAAGGACTTATTTTTGTGGTTGATAGCAACGATCGTGATCGTGTGGTTGAAGCTAGAGATGAGTTGCACAGGATGTTGAATGAG GATGAGCTGAGGGATGCTGTGCTGCTAGTATTCGCAAACAAGCAAGATCTTCCAAATGCTATGAATGCTGCTGAGATTACTGACAAGCTTGGCCTTCATTCACTCCGCCAGCGCCATTG GTATATCCAGAGCACATGCGCTACCTCCGGTGAAGGACTGTACGAGGGGCTGGACTGGCTCTCAAACAACATTGCAAACAAG GCATAG